A portion of the Bradyrhizobium diazoefficiens genome contains these proteins:
- the rpsM gene encoding 30S ribosomal protein S13: MARIAGVNIPTNKRVLIALQYIHGIGQKIAGEILEKVKIPEDRRVNQLSDAEVLQIREVIDRDYLVEGDLRREVGINIKRLMDLGCYRGLRHRRGLPVRGQRTHTNARTRKGPAKAIAGKKK; the protein is encoded by the coding sequence GTGGCCCGTATTGCCGGCGTGAACATTCCGACCAACAAGCGCGTGCTGATCGCGCTCCAGTACATCCATGGCATCGGCCAGAAGATCGCTGGTGAGATTCTCGAAAAGGTGAAGATCCCCGAGGATCGCCGCGTCAACCAGCTCAGCGACGCCGAGGTGCTCCAGATCCGCGAAGTCATCGACCGCGACTATCTCGTCGAGGGCGATCTGCGTCGTGAGGTCGGCATCAACATCAAGCGTCTGATGGACCTCGGCTGCTATCGCGGCCTGCGTCATCGTCGCGGTCTGCCGGTGCGTGGCCAGCGTACCCACACCAATGCGCGTACGCGCAAGGGTCCGGCCAAGGCCATCGCCGGCAAGAAGAAGTAA
- a CDS encoding helix-turn-helix domain-containing protein, giving the protein MKRRNFARRPGCSVEATLDLIDGKWKGVILYHLQDGTQRFGELRRRMPGITQRMLTKQLRAREQDQLVIRKVYAEVPPRVEYTLSELGESLRPVIDILKAWGEGHQERLSCVPAPEAEPVKKPKRAA; this is encoded by the coding sequence ATGAAGCGGCGCAACTTTGCCCGTCGTCCCGGCTGCTCGGTCGAGGCGACGCTGGATCTGATCGACGGCAAGTGGAAGGGCGTGATCCTGTACCACCTCCAGGACGGCACCCAGCGCTTTGGCGAACTGCGCCGCAGGATGCCCGGGATCACCCAGCGCATGCTGACCAAACAGCTTCGCGCGCGGGAGCAGGACCAGCTCGTCATCCGCAAGGTCTACGCAGAGGTGCCGCCGCGGGTGGAATACACGCTCTCCGAACTCGGCGAGAGTCTGCGCCCGGTGATCGACATTCTGAAAGCGTGGGGCGAGGGCCATCAGGAGCGGCTGTCCTGCGTGCCGGCGCCTGAAGCCGAGCCTGTCAAGAAGCCGAAGCGCGCGGCGTGA
- the rplQ gene encoding 50S ribosomal protein L17, whose protein sequence is MRHGKVHRKLNRTAEHRRAMFANMCAALIKHEQIVTTLPKAKELRPIVEKLITLGKKGGLAMRRQAISEMRDKDQVRKLFDTLAPRYKDRQGGYTRIIKAGFRYGDNAAMAVIEFVDRDVDAKGQDSGPVQAKEAEAA, encoded by the coding sequence ATGCGTCACGGCAAGGTTCATCGGAAGCTCAACCGCACCGCCGAGCATCGCCGCGCGATGTTCGCCAACATGTGCGCCGCGCTGATCAAGCACGAGCAGATCGTCACCACGCTGCCCAAGGCGAAGGAATTGCGTCCGATCGTCGAGAAGCTCATCACCCTCGGCAAGAAGGGTGGGCTGGCGATGCGCCGTCAGGCGATCTCCGAGATGCGCGACAAGGACCAGGTCCGGAAGCTGTTCGACACGCTCGCGCCCCGCTACAAGGACCGCCAGGGCGGCTACACCCGCATCATCAAGGCGGGCTTCCGCTACGGCGACAACGCCGCGATGGCCGTGATCGAGTTCGTCGACCGCGACGTCGATGCCAAGGGCCAGGACTCCGGTCCGGTGCAGGCCAAGGAAGCCGAGGCGGCGTAA
- the rpsK gene encoding 30S ribosomal protein S11 has translation MGKEATRVRRRERKNIASGVAHVNSSFNNTTITITDAQGNTIAWSSAGTMGFKGSRKSTPYAAQVAAEDVSKKAQEHGMRTLEVEVAGPGSGRESALRALQAAGFTVTSIRDVTTIPHNGCRPRKRRRV, from the coding sequence ATGGGCAAGGAAGCCACCCGCGTTCGTCGTCGTGAGCGCAAGAACATCGCCTCCGGCGTCGCGCACGTGAACTCGTCGTTCAACAACACGACCATCACCATCACCGATGCGCAGGGCAACACGATTGCCTGGTCGTCCGCCGGCACGATGGGCTTCAAGGGCTCGCGCAAGTCGACCCCGTATGCCGCGCAGGTAGCAGCCGAAGACGTGTCCAAGAAGGCGCAGGAACACGGCATGCGCACGCTGGAAGTCGAAGTCGCTGGTCCCGGTTCGGGCCGTGAGTCGGCGCTCCGTGCGCTGCAGGCCGCGGGCTTCACCGTCACCTCGATCCGCGACGTGACCACGATCCCGCACAACGGTTGCCGTCCCCGCAAGCGTCGGCGCGTTTGA
- a CDS encoding DNA-directed RNA polymerase subunit alpha: MGETVTIQKNWQELIRPNKLQVIAGSDPARFATVVAEPLERGFGQTLGNALRRILLSSLQGAAVQSVHIDGVLHEFSSIAGVREDVTDIVLNIKDIAIKMQGEGPKRMVVKKQGPGSVTAGDIQTVGDVVVLNPDLQICTLDEGAEIRMEFTVATGKGYVPAERNRPEDAPIGLIPVDSLYSPVRKVSYKVENTREGQILDYDKLTMTIETNGALTPDDSVAYAARILQDQLNVFVNFEEPRKEVAQEIIPDLAFNPAFLKKVDELELSVRSANCLKNDNIVYIGDLVQKSEAEMLRTPNFGRKSLNEIKEVLAQMGLHLGMEVPGWPPENIDELAKRFEDHY; encoded by the coding sequence ATGGGTGAAACAGTGACGATCCAGAAAAATTGGCAAGAACTGATCCGGCCGAACAAGCTCCAGGTCATTGCTGGTAGCGATCCGGCCCGTTTTGCGACCGTGGTTGCCGAACCGCTCGAGCGCGGCTTCGGCCAGACGCTCGGCAACGCGCTGCGCCGCATCCTGCTCTCCTCGCTCCAGGGCGCGGCGGTGCAGTCGGTGCACATCGACGGCGTGCTGCACGAGTTCTCCTCGATCGCTGGCGTCCGTGAGGACGTCACCGACATCGTGCTCAACATCAAGGACATCGCGATCAAGATGCAGGGCGAAGGCCCCAAGCGCATGGTCGTGAAGAAGCAGGGCCCGGGGAGCGTCACTGCCGGCGACATCCAGACCGTGGGCGACGTCGTGGTGCTCAACCCCGACCTCCAGATCTGCACGCTGGACGAAGGCGCCGAAATCCGCATGGAGTTCACGGTCGCAACCGGCAAGGGCTACGTGCCCGCCGAGCGCAACCGTCCCGAGGACGCGCCGATCGGCCTGATCCCGGTCGACAGCCTGTACTCGCCGGTCCGCAAGGTCTCCTACAAGGTCGAGAACACCCGCGAGGGCCAGATCCTCGACTACGACAAGCTGACCATGACGATCGAGACCAACGGCGCGCTGACGCCGGATGATTCCGTGGCCTATGCCGCGCGCATCCTGCAGGACCAGCTCAACGTGTTCGTCAACTTCGAAGAGCCGCGCAAGGAAGTCGCCCAGGAGATCATCCCGGACCTCGCCTTCAACCCCGCCTTCCTCAAGAAGGTGGACGAGCTCGAGCTATCGGTGCGTTCGGCCAACTGCTTGAAGAACGACAACATCGTCTACATCGGCGACCTCGTGCAGAAGTCGGAGGCGGAAATGCTCCGCACTCCGAACTTCGGCCGCAAGTCGCTGAACGAGATCAAGGAAGTGCTGGCCCAGATGGGTCTGCATCTCGGTATGGAAGTGCCGGGCTGGCCGCCGGAGAACATCGACGAGCTCGCCAAGCGGTTCGAGGATCACTACTGA
- a CDS encoding DegQ family serine endoprotease — protein sequence MFRSISTAVVTAMCMAFSAGLNPARAQDRRVPSSPAELRLSYAPIVQRVQPAVVNVYAAKVVQNRNPLLDDPIFRRFFGVPGQQQEQVQRSLGSGVIVDSSGLVVTNVHVIEGADQVKVSLSDKREFEAEIVLKDPRSDLAVLRLKDSHEKFPALDFTNSDELMVGDVVLAIGNPFGVGQTVTHGIISALARTQVGITDYQFFIQTDAPINPGNSGGALVDMNGRLAGINTAIYSRSGGSQGIGFAIPANMVRVVVASAKSGGKAVKRPWLGAKLQAVTPEIAESLGLRSPTGALVASVVPNGPAAKAGLKSSDLIIGIDGQTVDDPNAFEYRFATRPLGGTAQIDVQRGGKPAKLTVALESAPDAGRNELVVTARSPFQGAKVSTITPAVADELHLDADTEGVVITELGDDSPAAQVGFQKGDIILAVNNQKIGKTGDLEKVAGVSQRIWRITLVRGGQQINVTLGG from the coding sequence ATGTTTCGATCGATCTCGACCGCCGTTGTCACGGCAATGTGCATGGCCTTTTCGGCCGGTCTCAATCCTGCCCGCGCGCAGGATCGCCGGGTGCCGTCATCGCCGGCCGAACTGCGGCTGTCCTATGCACCGATCGTGCAGCGAGTGCAGCCTGCGGTCGTCAACGTCTATGCCGCCAAGGTGGTGCAGAACCGCAACCCGTTGCTGGACGACCCGATCTTCCGCCGCTTCTTCGGCGTGCCGGGCCAGCAGCAGGAGCAGGTGCAGCGGTCGCTCGGTTCGGGCGTGATCGTCGACTCGTCCGGGCTCGTCGTCACCAATGTCCATGTCATCGAAGGCGCCGACCAGGTGAAGGTGTCATTGTCGGACAAGCGCGAGTTCGAGGCCGAGATCGTGCTGAAGGATCCCCGCAGCGACCTTGCGGTGCTGCGCCTCAAGGACAGCCATGAAAAGTTTCCGGCTCTCGACTTCACCAATTCGGATGAGCTGATGGTCGGCGACGTCGTGCTCGCGATCGGCAATCCCTTCGGCGTCGGCCAGACTGTGACCCACGGCATCATCTCGGCGCTCGCGCGCACACAGGTTGGCATCACCGACTACCAGTTCTTCATCCAGACCGACGCACCGATCAATCCCGGCAATTCCGGCGGCGCACTGGTCGACATGAACGGCCGGCTCGCCGGTATCAACACCGCGATCTACTCGCGCTCCGGCGGCTCGCAAGGCATCGGCTTTGCGATCCCTGCTAACATGGTGCGCGTGGTCGTCGCCTCCGCCAAGAGCGGCGGCAAGGCGGTGAAGCGGCCATGGCTTGGTGCCAAGTTGCAGGCCGTGACGCCTGAGATCGCCGAAAGCCTCGGCCTGCGCTCGCCAACCGGCGCGCTGGTCGCAAGCGTGGTGCCGAACGGCCCCGCGGCGAAGGCCGGCCTGAAATCCTCCGACCTGATCATTGGCATCGACGGGCAGACCGTCGATGATCCCAATGCCTTCGAGTATCGTTTCGCGACGCGCCCGCTCGGCGGCACCGCGCAGATCGACGTGCAGCGTGGCGGCAAGCCGGCAAAGTTGACCGTGGCGCTGGAGTCCGCGCCGGACGCCGGCCGCAACGAGCTCGTCGTCACCGCGCGCTCGCCGTTCCAGGGCGCCAAGGTCTCGACCATTACGCCGGCAGTAGCCGACGAGCTGCATCTCGATGCCGACACCGAGGGCGTCGTCATCACCGAACTCGGGGATGACTCGCCGGCCGCTCAGGTCGGCTTCCAGAAGGGAGACATCATCCTGGCCGTCAACAACCAGAAGATCGGCAAGACCGGCGACCTCGAGAAGGTGGCAGGCGTAAGCCAGCGGATCTGGCGCATCACGCTGGTGCGTGGCGGTCAGCAGATCAACGTCACGCTGGGCGGATGA
- a CDS encoding zinc-binding alcohol dehydrogenase family protein, with protein MKAVGYKKSLPIEDQDALIDFETAKLDPKGRDIRVAVKAISANPVDYKVRKRAVPPEGETKILGYDAAGVVDSVGPEVTLFKPGDEVFYAGSILRQGTNSEFHLVDERIVGNKPKSLTFAQAAALPLTSITAWELLFDRLGALPGKSVDPRTLLITGGAGGVGSILIQLARRLTGLTVVATATRPESQKWCLDLGAHAVIDHGKPMKEQIEKLKLPPVALVASLTFTDQHYKSIADFMAPQGRFGLIDDPPEFTVAAFKGKAISVHWESMFTRSSFQTPDMIAQHHLLDDVADLIDKGVLRTTLDQTFGTINAANLKRAHALLESGKSRGKIVLEGW; from the coding sequence ATGAAGGCCGTCGGCTACAAGAAATCGCTTCCGATCGAGGATCAGGACGCGCTGATCGATTTCGAGACCGCCAAGCTAGACCCCAAGGGACGCGACATCCGCGTCGCGGTGAAGGCGATCTCGGCCAATCCGGTCGACTACAAGGTGCGCAAGCGCGCCGTCCCGCCCGAAGGCGAGACCAAGATTCTGGGCTATGACGCGGCCGGCGTGGTCGATTCCGTCGGGCCCGAGGTCACGCTGTTCAAGCCGGGCGACGAGGTGTTTTACGCGGGCTCGATCCTGCGCCAGGGCACCAATTCCGAATTCCACCTGGTTGACGAACGCATCGTCGGCAACAAGCCGAAGTCGCTCACGTTCGCGCAAGCCGCCGCTCTTCCCCTCACCTCCATCACGGCGTGGGAATTGCTGTTCGACCGGCTCGGCGCCCTCCCCGGCAAGAGCGTCGATCCGCGGACGCTGCTGATCACCGGTGGCGCCGGCGGTGTCGGCTCGATCCTAATCCAGCTCGCGCGCCGCCTCACCGGCCTCACCGTGGTTGCGACCGCGACGCGGCCGGAATCGCAAAAATGGTGCCTCGATCTCGGCGCGCATGCGGTGATCGATCACGGCAAGCCGATGAAGGAGCAGATCGAGAAACTGAAGCTGCCGCCGGTCGCGCTGGTGGCGAGCCTCACCTTCACCGACCAGCACTACAAGAGCATTGCCGATTTCATGGCGCCGCAGGGCCGGTTCGGCCTGATCGACGATCCCCCGGAATTCACGGTTGCCGCATTCAAGGGCAAGGCGATCTCGGTGCACTGGGAATCGATGTTCACGCGCTCCTCGTTCCAGACGCCGGACATGATCGCGCAGCATCATCTGCTGGACGACGTCGCCGACCTCATCGACAAGGGCGTGCTGCGCACCACGCTCGACCAGACTTTTGGCACGATCAACGCAGCCAACCTCAAGCGCGCGCATGCGCTGCTCGAGAGCGGCAAGTCGCGCGGCAAGATCGTGCTGGAGGGGTGGTAA
- a CDS encoding adenylate kinase, producing MRIILLGPPGSGKGTQAQLLVQRYGIVQLSTGEMLRAAVAAGTPVGLKAKEIMAGGGLVPDEVVVGIISDRIDQPDAKNGFILDGFPRTVPQAEALDELLKHKHLKLDAVIELRVNESALLSRVETRVAQMRERGEEVRVDDTPEVLTRRLASYRSQTEPLIHYYSERRKLSTIDGMMAIDEVTRAIHRQLLALGAVEPKSHARSAARAAPAKKAKKTARKPEKAAKKAAKSVKSPKKAAKKAVKGAKKAAKKAVKKTSKKAAKKAVKKGSKKGPKKVTKKRAKR from the coding sequence ATGAGAATTATACTTCTGGGACCGCCGGGCTCAGGCAAGGGGACCCAGGCGCAGCTGCTGGTGCAGCGCTATGGCATCGTTCAGCTCTCGACCGGCGAGATGTTGCGTGCAGCGGTAGCGGCCGGAACGCCGGTCGGGCTGAAGGCCAAGGAGATCATGGCCGGTGGCGGCCTTGTCCCCGACGAGGTTGTGGTCGGCATTATCTCCGACCGCATCGACCAGCCGGACGCGAAGAACGGTTTCATCCTTGACGGCTTCCCGCGCACCGTGCCGCAGGCCGAGGCACTGGACGAACTGCTCAAGCACAAGCACCTGAAGCTCGACGCCGTGATCGAGCTCCGCGTCAACGAGAGCGCGCTGTTGAGCCGTGTCGAGACCCGCGTGGCCCAGATGCGGGAGCGCGGTGAGGAAGTCCGAGTCGACGACACCCCGGAGGTCCTGACCAGGCGACTCGCCAGCTACCGCAGCCAGACAGAACCGTTGATTCACTACTATTCCGAGCGGCGGAAGCTCTCCACCATCGACGGCATGATGGCTATCGACGAGGTGACCCGCGCCATCCACCGCCAGCTGCTGGCGCTGGGGGCGGTCGAGCCCAAGAGCCACGCCAGAAGCGCGGCCAGGGCGGCGCCGGCCAAGAAAGCCAAGAAAACGGCTCGAAAACCGGAAAAAGCTGCCAAAAAGGCCGCCAAATCGGTCAAGTCCCCTAAAAAGGCAGCCAAGAAGGCTGTGAAGGGCGCCAAGAAGGCAGCCAAGAAAGCGGTCAAAAAGACCTCCAAAAAGGCCGCTAAGAAGGCCGTCAAAAAAGGTTCGAAGAAGGGTCCAAAAAAGGTCACGAAAAAGCGAGCCAAGCGCTAG
- a CDS encoding SDR family NAD(P)-dependent oxidoreductase, with protein sequence MKIDLSGKTALVTGSTAGIGHAIAKGLAGSGASVVINGRSQDKVDAAVRKLEGTGAKVRGIAADVSTASGCKALVAALPDVDILINNAGIFEPKDFFEIPDEDWSRFFEVNVMSGVRLSRAYMKGMLKRSWGRIVFISSESGLNIPVEMIHYGMSKTAQLSVARGLAQLTRGTGVTVNSVLPGPTMSEGVETFVKDLAKQNGQSLDEAAANFVKQHRPSSLIQRFASVDEIANMVIYVASKEASATNGAALRAEGGIVNTIA encoded by the coding sequence ATGAAGATCGACCTTTCCGGAAAGACCGCACTCGTGACCGGCTCGACCGCCGGCATCGGCCACGCCATCGCCAAGGGCCTTGCCGGCTCGGGCGCGAGCGTGGTGATCAACGGTCGTAGCCAGGACAAGGTCGACGCGGCCGTGCGCAAGCTGGAAGGGACGGGTGCCAAGGTGCGTGGTATCGCCGCCGACGTCTCGACGGCTTCGGGATGCAAGGCGCTGGTCGCGGCACTGCCCGACGTCGATATCCTCATCAACAATGCCGGTATCTTCGAGCCAAAAGACTTTTTCGAGATTCCGGACGAGGATTGGAGCCGCTTCTTCGAGGTCAATGTGATGAGCGGCGTGCGGCTCTCGCGCGCGTATATGAAGGGCATGCTCAAGCGCAGTTGGGGCCGCATCGTCTTCATCTCCTCCGAATCCGGGCTCAACATCCCCGTCGAGATGATCCATTACGGCATGAGCAAGACGGCCCAGCTCTCGGTCGCCCGCGGCCTGGCGCAGCTGACCCGCGGCACCGGCGTCACGGTGAATTCGGTGCTGCCGGGGCCGACCATGTCGGAAGGCGTCGAGACCTTCGTGAAGGATCTCGCCAAGCAGAACGGCCAGTCGTTGGATGAAGCCGCTGCCAATTTCGTCAAGCAGCATCGCCCGAGTTCGCTGATCCAACGTTTTGCGAGTGTCGACGAGATCGCCAACATGGTGATCTACGTCGCGTCGAAGGAAGCCTCCGCGACCAACGGCGCGGCGCTGCGCGCGGAAGGCGGCATCGTCAATACGATTGCTTAG
- a CDS encoding OprO/OprP family phosphate-selective porin, which translates to MSRTRIAAAAIGLAGALAASQAQAQSASNSDQEIALLKQQLKMLEQKLDKLQSQTAANTAATAKTKAEAKAEAKAEARSEAKVVVANANAAYPVKGAPPLSGVIVTMPNNRPTICTADGANCVAITGRVHWDVGGYDYRPNTAATVPQKLDSGENVRRARIGIVGKFFNDWNFALVYDFGGSSDGFGGAAPGSLPGGGTSGIENAYLSYTGLKPFGGRMAVEAGIMDLPYTLDEATSSNDIMFMERASPGVVATNIAAGDFRSAAGARWFNDQLWIGGYATGPSSGAIHSASSAAPAGTSEQYGAVARVAGNPISGKDYSVHIGADAQWLIQPPRNLIANTQTLALSDRPELRLDPTTLVSTGAIANVSGAQVYSVEAAATYGSFIVQGEYFWYNVDRTASTSVPLVGAPSLKFQGGYAQAGYVLTGETHTYNAGNAAYNGVKPAHPFSLDGGGWGAWEIAGRFSTIDLNDQLASANGVAGGRQNVYTLALNWYVNGNVRFMLDYLHGNVSKQTLPPTAFANTGSNFDAVAMRTQFAF; encoded by the coding sequence GTGAGCAGGACAAGAATTGCAGCCGCGGCGATTGGTCTCGCCGGCGCACTGGCGGCCTCGCAGGCCCAGGCCCAATCAGCAAGCAACAGCGATCAGGAGATCGCGCTCCTGAAGCAGCAGTTGAAGATGCTGGAGCAGAAGCTCGACAAGCTCCAAAGCCAGACTGCCGCGAACACGGCGGCCACGGCGAAAACCAAGGCTGAAGCAAAGGCCGAGGCCAAGGCCGAAGCCCGCTCCGAGGCGAAGGTAGTCGTCGCCAACGCCAACGCAGCGTATCCGGTCAAAGGCGCGCCACCGTTATCCGGCGTCATCGTGACGATGCCGAACAACCGGCCGACCATCTGCACCGCCGACGGGGCAAACTGCGTCGCGATCACCGGCCGCGTGCATTGGGATGTCGGCGGCTACGACTATCGTCCCAACACGGCCGCTACCGTGCCGCAGAAGCTCGACAGCGGCGAGAACGTCCGCCGCGCGCGCATCGGCATCGTCGGCAAATTCTTCAACGATTGGAATTTCGCGCTGGTCTACGATTTCGGCGGCTCGTCCGACGGTTTCGGCGGCGCTGCGCCGGGATCGCTGCCGGGCGGCGGCACCTCCGGCATCGAGAACGCCTATCTGAGCTACACCGGCCTGAAGCCGTTCGGCGGCAGGATGGCGGTCGAAGCCGGCATCATGGACCTGCCCTATACCCTGGATGAGGCCACCAGCTCCAACGACATCATGTTCATGGAGCGCGCTTCGCCCGGCGTGGTCGCCACCAACATCGCTGCCGGCGACTTCCGCTCAGCGGCCGGCGCGCGCTGGTTCAACGACCAGCTCTGGATCGGCGGCTATGCCACCGGTCCGTCGAGCGGCGCGATCCACTCCGCATCGAGCGCCGCGCCGGCCGGCACAAGCGAGCAGTATGGCGCAGTGGCGCGCGTTGCGGGCAACCCCATCAGCGGCAAGGATTACTCGGTGCATATCGGCGCCGACGCGCAGTGGCTGATCCAGCCGCCGCGCAATCTGATCGCGAACACGCAAACGCTCGCGCTCAGCGATCGTCCGGAATTGCGGCTCGACCCGACGACACTGGTGTCGACGGGCGCTATCGCCAACGTCTCGGGCGCGCAGGTCTACAGCGTCGAAGCGGCGGCGACCTACGGTTCGTTCATCGTCCAGGGCGAATATTTCTGGTACAATGTCGACCGCACCGCGAGCACCAGCGTGCCGCTGGTCGGTGCACCGAGCCTCAAATTCCAGGGCGGTTACGCCCAGGCTGGCTATGTGCTGACGGGTGAGACCCACACCTATAACGCTGGAAACGCCGCCTATAATGGCGTCAAGCCGGCGCATCCGTTCTCGCTCGATGGCGGCGGCTGGGGTGCGTGGGAAATCGCTGGACGCTTCTCGACAATCGACCTCAACGATCAGCTTGCGAGCGCCAACGGCGTCGCGGGTGGGCGCCAGAACGTCTACACACTGGCGCTCAACTGGTACGTCAACGGCAACGTCCGCTTCATGCTCGACTACCTGCACGGCAACGTCTCCAAACAGACATTGCCGCCCACGGCATTCGCGAATACGGGCTCGAACTTCGACGCGGTCGCGATGCGCACGCAGTTCGCGTTCTGA
- the secY gene encoding preprotein translocase subunit SecY, protein MASAAEQLAANLNFGAFAKADELKKRIWFTLGALLVYRLGTYIPLPGIDPNIWEQVFRSQAGGILGMFNMFAGGGIHRMAIFALNIMPYISASIIIQLLTTVSPQLEALKKEGEAGRKTLNQYTRYLTVILAAFQSYGIAVGLEGAGNVVSDPGMFFRISTAITLTGGTMFLMWLGEQITSRGIGNGISLIILSGIVAELPAALANMLELGRQGAMSTGLILVVIVMAVAVIAFIVFMERAQRRLLIQYPKRQVGNKMFEGQSSHLPLKLNTSGVIPPIFASSLLLLPTTVANFNAGRGPEWFQWITTQLGHGRPLFLVLYLALIVFFAFFYTAIVFNPTETADNLKKHGGFIPGIRPGERTAEYIDYVLSRITVLGAIYLAIVCLIPEILISYASVPFYFGGTSLLIVVSVTMDTVAQVQGYLLAHQYEGLIRKSKLRGRRR, encoded by the coding sequence ATGGCCTCTGCAGCGGAACAACTGGCAGCCAACCTCAATTTCGGCGCGTTTGCCAAGGCCGACGAGCTGAAGAAGCGCATCTGGTTCACCCTGGGTGCGCTGCTCGTTTATCGGCTCGGCACCTACATCCCGCTGCCTGGCATCGATCCCAACATCTGGGAGCAGGTCTTCCGCTCGCAGGCGGGCGGCATCCTCGGCATGTTCAACATGTTCGCCGGCGGCGGTATCCACCGCATGGCGATCTTCGCGCTGAACATCATGCCGTATATCTCGGCCTCGATCATCATCCAGCTCCTCACCACCGTCTCGCCGCAGCTCGAGGCGCTGAAGAAGGAAGGTGAGGCGGGCCGCAAGACGCTGAACCAGTACACCCGCTACCTCACGGTGATCCTGGCTGCGTTCCAGTCCTACGGCATTGCGGTCGGTCTCGAAGGCGCCGGCAACGTCGTCAGCGACCCCGGCATGTTCTTCCGGATCTCCACCGCGATCACGCTGACCGGCGGCACCATGTTCCTGATGTGGCTGGGCGAGCAGATCACCTCGCGCGGCATCGGCAACGGCATCTCGCTGATCATTCTCTCCGGTATCGTCGCCGAGCTGCCCGCAGCACTGGCCAATATGCTCGAGCTCGGCCGTCAGGGCGCAATGTCGACCGGCCTCATCCTGGTCGTGATCGTGATGGCGGTCGCCGTGATCGCCTTCATCGTGTTCATGGAGCGCGCCCAGCGCCGGCTGCTGATCCAGTATCCGAAGCGCCAGGTCGGCAACAAGATGTTCGAGGGCCAGTCCTCGCATCTGCCGCTCAAGCTCAACACCTCCGGCGTGATCCCGCCGATCTTCGCGTCCTCGCTGCTGTTGCTGCCGACCACGGTTGCGAACTTCAACGCGGGCCGCGGGCCGGAATGGTTCCAGTGGATCACGACCCAGCTCGGCCACGGCCGCCCGCTGTTCCTGGTCCTCTATCTCGCGCTGATCGTGTTCTTCGCCTTCTTCTACACCGCGATCGTGTTCAACCCGACCGAGACCGCGGACAATCTGAAGAAGCATGGCGGCTTTATCCCGGGCATCCGTCCGGGCGAGCGCACCGCGGAATACATCGACTACGTGCTGTCGCGCATCACCGTGCTCGGCGCGATCTACCTCGCGATCGTCTGCTTGATTCCGGAAATCCTGATCTCCTATGCCTCAGTGCCGTTCTACTTCGGTGGCACCTCGCTGCTGATCGTGGTCAGTGTCACCATGGACACGGTGGCGCAGGTGCAGGGCTATCTGCTCGCCCATCAGTATGAAGGCCTGATCCGGAAGTCGAAGCTGCGGGGCCGCCGCCGCTAA